Proteins found in one Paenibacillus borealis genomic segment:
- a CDS encoding extracellular solute-binding protein gives MRKISKTAALAAVTMLLASSLAACSSNNGNNNAAGTANAPDNSGTPATAAAESKPDLKRLSIWQSEDYNTYPVAAMLQEKTGYKVSYDMLPQDKWGEKLNLIMSSGEPYDVVTTYNDMALYSDYAQKGALVDLTPLIDEYGPNIKKAISQESLDALKIDGKLYAIPVVVTYKVNSSILIRTDWLDKLGLKMPTTTDELTAVLKAFKEKDPGGNGDQNVSLTIRGDLPMLDNLVGAFGMPNTWNDVDGQLVPRLLDPAYKDYITYTADLYKQGLLDKEFVVNKDATAKEKFTSGKAGAIIVHWADIGGISDALTKNIPDAKFAFVSALKGPSGEAGFSGNAGFDRLTFVPKASKHPEDAVKWINATLEPETFKNLAIGEEGKTYTFENGAYLPILPAFNDERNLSNNYMSGTDEQNYPLYWQARARKNPVQFAAFDSLNNQLPDEYKIQNILGLAPYMPEYAKNNLQLESMAGDYTIKLIAGADTLDGLADFQAKYKAAGEEASAKEINDWYATVSK, from the coding sequence ATGAGAAAAATTAGCAAAACGGCCGCACTGGCCGCAGTGACCATGCTGCTGGCATCATCCCTGGCAGCCTGCTCGTCGAACAACGGCAACAATAATGCCGCAGGCACAGCGAATGCACCGGACAATTCCGGCACACCGGCTACGGCAGCCGCCGAGTCCAAGCCGGACCTTAAACGGCTGAGCATCTGGCAAAGCGAGGACTACAATACCTATCCGGTAGCAGCGATGCTGCAGGAGAAGACCGGCTACAAAGTGTCGTACGACATGCTGCCGCAGGACAAATGGGGCGAGAAGCTCAACCTGATTATGTCCTCCGGGGAGCCGTATGATGTGGTTACCACCTACAATGACATGGCGCTCTATTCCGATTATGCGCAAAAAGGCGCACTGGTCGATCTGACGCCGCTCATTGATGAATACGGTCCCAATATCAAAAAAGCGATCTCCCAGGAGTCGCTGGATGCGCTGAAGATCGACGGCAAGCTGTACGCCATCCCTGTAGTGGTTACCTATAAAGTAAACAGCAGCATCCTGATCCGTACGGACTGGCTGGATAAGCTGGGGCTGAAGATGCCGACGACCACCGACGAGCTGACCGCCGTTCTGAAGGCGTTCAAGGAGAAGGACCCGGGCGGCAATGGCGACCAGAACGTGTCGCTGACGATCCGCGGCGACCTGCCGATGCTGGATAACCTGGTCGGCGCGTTCGGCATGCCAAATACGTGGAATGATGTGGACGGCCAGCTGGTGCCGCGCCTGCTAGACCCGGCGTATAAGGACTACATTACCTATACCGCAGACCTCTACAAGCAAGGGCTGCTGGACAAGGAATTCGTCGTGAACAAGGACGCCACTGCCAAAGAGAAGTTCACCAGCGGCAAAGCTGGAGCGATTATCGTCCACTGGGCCGATATCGGCGGCATCTCCGATGCCCTGACGAAGAACATCCCGGATGCGAAGTTCGCCTTCGTCTCGGCGCTGAAGGGACCGTCGGGGGAAGCGGGCTTCTCGGGCAATGCCGGATTCGACCGTCTGACCTTCGTGCCGAAGGCGTCGAAGCACCCGGAAGATGCGGTGAAGTGGATCAATGCAACCTTGGAGCCGGAAACGTTCAAGAATCTGGCGATCGGGGAAGAAGGCAAGACATACACGTTCGAGAACGGGGCGTACCTGCCGATTCTGCCGGCCTTCAACGACGAGCGCAACCTGTCGAACAACTATATGTCGGGCACGGACGAACAGAACTATCCGCTGTACTGGCAGGCGCGGGCCCGGAAGAATCCGGTGCAGTTCGCCGCGTTCGACAGCCTGAACAACCAGCTGCCGGATGAATACAAGATCCAGAATATTCTGGGGCTGGCGCCGTACATGCCGGAATATGCGAAGAACAATCTGCAGCTGGAATCGATGGCGGGTGATTACACCATTAAGCTGATCGCCGGAGCGGATACGCTGGACGGACTGGCAGACTTCCAGGCGAAGTACAAGGCAGCCGGGGAAGAAGCAAGTGCGAAGGAAATCAATGACTGGTACGCAACTGTAAGCAAATAA
- a CDS encoding ABC transporter permease gives MYALLLPGLAFLLLFKYTPMYGILIAFQDFNIFGGIGGSDWVGLAQFEKLIHSSDFMNVLINTLVISLYKIVILFPIPVLIALLLNEVKRMFFKRTIQTVIYLPHFLSWVIISGSFITILSPAGGLVNEIIRSFGGHPVSFLTDNQFFRSVIVFTAGWKETGWNAIVFIAAIAGIEQEQYEAAAIDGAGRIRQMISITLPGILPTVVLMFILRIGSLLEAGTEQILTMYNPLVYQTGDVIGTYVYRLGLGQQDYSFSTAVGLFNSVVGFVLVLSGNMLSRKFLNRSIW, from the coding sequence ATGTATGCACTGCTGCTTCCCGGGCTTGCCTTTTTATTATTGTTCAAATACACGCCGATGTACGGCATCCTGATTGCCTTTCAGGATTTCAACATTTTCGGCGGTATTGGGGGAAGCGATTGGGTCGGGCTGGCGCAGTTCGAGAAGCTGATTCATTCCAGCGATTTCATGAATGTGCTGATCAACACGCTGGTCATCAGCCTGTACAAGATCGTCATATTATTTCCAATTCCGGTATTGATCGCTTTGCTGCTGAATGAAGTGAAGCGGATGTTCTTCAAACGTACGATCCAGACGGTCATTTATCTGCCCCATTTTCTCTCGTGGGTCATCATCTCCGGATCGTTCATCACCATTCTCTCCCCGGCGGGCGGGCTGGTTAATGAGATCATCCGCAGCTTCGGCGGGCATCCGGTCTCCTTCCTGACCGACAACCAGTTCTTCCGCAGCGTCATTGTCTTCACGGCAGGCTGGAAGGAAACCGGCTGGAATGCCATCGTCTTCATCGCCGCCATTGCGGGCATTGAGCAGGAGCAGTATGAAGCGGCAGCCATCGACGGTGCGGGCCGGATCAGACAGATGATCTCGATCACCCTTCCGGGTATTCTGCCCACCGTTGTGCTGATGTTCATCCTGCGCATCGGCAGCCTGCTGGAAGCGGGGACGGAACAGATTCTCACCATGTATAATCCGCTGGTCTACCAGACGGGGGATGTAATCGGAACCTATGTGTACCGCCTCGGGCTGGGGCAGCAGGATTACAGCTTCAGTACAGCGGTCGGATTATTCAATTCCGTCGTCGGCTTTGTGCTGGTGTTGTCCGGCAACATGCTCAGCCGCAAATTCTTGAACCGCAGCATCTGGTAA
- a CDS encoding GH36-type glycosyl hydrolase domain-containing protein has product MAGFGNFTENGSEFVFTGTQTPRPMLNYIWNPRILSGVNHFGGGDGAYGARSAAYIDPEGRGRSSLFRGGNRYFYIRDAETGEFWNPGWYPVKRTLDRYSCTHGLGYTRLEGAYGGIAAGARVFVNAEDPVEIWTVTLTNESPREREIKVYSFVEFSLEGYARYSEYNSYVYCDYLAEDDIIVAHNHAQERPHEWFDGFAAASVKPTGYETGKRAFLGNYGDTDSPGSVVRGACSNSLAACEDMVGVLEHTFTLKPGEEVTYHTLWGAADGNETARELTRKLLAPGRIEDDFARLLAEKTAMTEDIAVQTPLAKVNHITNMWVKQQVLLCAEAGRATGKGFRDQLQDAWAVSAFLPGLAKEKIRETLKYQYKDGKCVRGWLPLDPHIYSDGPVWIAPTVNAYLKETGDYAFLQEQVPYLDEGAGTVWEHMLTAVRYSSGDLGEHSLVLAHDGDWNDSLNGIGTGGKGESVWTSIALYHALNETAELAREVIRDEGLARELLELAVRIKEAVNANGWDGDWYLAAYNDHGEKVGSHTEQEGSIYLNSQTWAVMSGLAEGERAGQCLQAVDNKLDSPYGPLTLSPPYTEYNASIGRLTGFVPGIWENGTPYCHGGTFKIVADCVAGRGNEAFDTYSKILPDSAANPSDHSGCEPYAFTNMYFGPANPRAGETAFAWVTGTAGWMFRAVTQYMLGFYPGYDSIRIRPCIPEDWEECSMKRVYRGDTYLLTIRNKNREQCGLKRLTIDGKEIAGDVFPIFGDGLTHTVEVDM; this is encoded by the coding sequence ATGGCTGGCTTCGGCAATTTCACAGAGAACGGCTCAGAGTTTGTATTTACCGGCACGCAGACTCCGCGGCCTATGCTGAACTATATTTGGAACCCGCGGATACTGTCGGGTGTTAACCATTTCGGCGGGGGGGACGGGGCTTATGGCGCACGGAGTGCCGCCTATATCGACCCGGAGGGAAGAGGGCGCTCAAGCCTGTTCCGCGGCGGCAACCGCTATTTCTATATCCGTGACGCGGAGACGGGTGAATTCTGGAATCCGGGCTGGTACCCGGTTAAGCGGACGCTGGACCGCTATTCCTGCACCCACGGGCTGGGGTATACCCGGCTGGAGGGGGCTTACGGCGGAATTGCCGCCGGTGCCAGAGTATTCGTCAATGCGGAGGATCCGGTGGAAATCTGGACGGTGACCCTCACGAACGAAAGCCCGCGTGAACGGGAGATTAAGGTCTATTCCTTCGTGGAATTCTCACTGGAAGGCTATGCAAGGTACAGTGAATATAACTCCTATGTCTACTGCGATTATCTGGCAGAGGACGACATTATTGTCGCGCACAACCATGCCCAGGAGCGGCCGCATGAATGGTTCGATGGCTTCGCGGCGGCGAGCGTGAAGCCGACAGGCTACGAGACGGGGAAGCGGGCGTTTCTGGGGAACTACGGCGATACCGACAGTCCCGGGAGCGTAGTCCGCGGAGCCTGCTCGAATTCACTGGCCGCCTGTGAGGATATGGTCGGCGTGCTGGAGCATACCTTCACCCTGAAGCCAGGGGAGGAGGTTACATATCATACCCTCTGGGGAGCGGCCGATGGCAATGAGACGGCACGGGAGCTGACCCGTAAGCTGCTGGCACCCGGCAGGATCGAAGATGATTTCGCGCGGCTGTTGGCGGAGAAGACAGCGATGACGGAGGATATTGCCGTGCAGACGCCGCTGGCCAAGGTGAATCACATCACCAATATGTGGGTCAAGCAGCAGGTGCTGCTCTGTGCCGAGGCCGGCAGAGCCACAGGCAAGGGCTTCCGCGACCAATTGCAGGATGCCTGGGCGGTGTCCGCTTTTCTCCCGGGATTGGCCAAGGAGAAGATCAGGGAGACCCTGAAGTATCAATACAAGGACGGGAAATGTGTCCGGGGCTGGCTTCCGCTGGACCCGCATATTTATTCCGACGGTCCGGTGTGGATTGCGCCGACGGTGAATGCCTATCTCAAGGAAACCGGCGATTATGCCTTCCTGCAGGAGCAGGTGCCTTATCTGGATGAAGGGGCTGGTACGGTCTGGGAGCATATGCTGACAGCGGTCCGGTATTCCTCCGGGGATCTCGGGGAGCACTCGCTGGTGCTTGCCCATGACGGCGACTGGAACGACTCGCTGAACGGGATCGGAACGGGCGGCAAGGGCGAAAGCGTCTGGACCTCGATTGCCCTGTATCATGCGCTGAACGAAACTGCGGAATTGGCCCGCGAAGTGATTCGGGATGAAGGGCTTGCCCGGGAGCTGCTGGAGCTTGCCGTACGGATTAAGGAAGCGGTGAATGCTAACGGCTGGGACGGGGACTGGTACCTTGCGGCTTACAATGACCATGGGGAGAAGGTCGGCTCCCATACGGAACAGGAGGGCAGCATTTACCTGAACAGCCAGACCTGGGCGGTCATGTCGGGACTGGCTGAAGGCGAACGTGCCGGCCAGTGCCTGCAGGCGGTGGATAACAAGCTGGACTCCCCTTATGGACCGCTTACCCTCTCGCCTCCTTATACGGAATACAATGCCTCCATCGGCCGCTTAACCGGCTTCGTTCCCGGCATCTGGGAGAACGGAACGCCTTACTGCCATGGGGGAACGTTCAAGATTGTTGCCGACTGCGTGGCGGGAAGAGGCAATGAAGCTTTTGACACTTACAGTAAAATACTGCCCGACAGCGCCGCCAACCCTTCGGATCATTCCGGGTGCGAGCCTTATGCGTTCACGAATATGTACTTCGGCCCGGCGAATCCGCGGGCCGGAGAGACGGCATTTGCCTGGGTAACAGGTACGGCAGGCTGGATGTTCCGCGCGGTGACCCAATATATGCTCGGCTTCTATCCGGGCTACGACAGTATTAGGATTCGTCCCTGCATTCCTGAGGACTGGGAAGAATGCTCCATGAAGCGGGTCTACAGAGGTGATACCTATCTGCTGACCATCCGCAACAAGAACCGGGAGCAGTGCGGGCTGAAGCGGCTCACGATTGACGGCAAGGAGATTGCCGGGGACGTCTTCCCTATTTTTGGAGACGGCCTGACGCATACTGTAGAGGTGGATATGTAG
- a CDS encoding glycoside hydrolase family 130 protein, with the protein MAEIIGSALPNIPWQDKPDGIQDVVWRHNANPIVDWNPIPAASRIFNSAVIPYEGGFIGVFRAEHKHGMPNLHLGRSEDGLKWEIEHEAIVWKDEAGEPYQPNYAYDPRVVQIEDMYYIIWCTDFGGAALGLGMTRDFREFVRLENPFIPFNRNGVLFPRTINGKYVLLSRPSDSGHTPFGDIYLSESPDMVHWGHHRKVMSKAAAGWWQDVKIGGGPAPIETSEGWLILYHGVVGTCNGLVYSMGAAILDLDIPSKVLYRTRDYLLTPEKNYEAVGFVPNVVFPCATLQDAATGRIAIYYGAADTYVAVAYTTIQELIPYIKANSALAPGDGIDFR; encoded by the coding sequence ATGGCAGAAATTATTGGCAGCGCATTGCCGAACATTCCGTGGCAGGACAAGCCGGACGGAATTCAGGATGTAGTCTGGAGACATAACGCCAATCCGATTGTGGACTGGAATCCCATTCCGGCCGCTTCGCGGATCTTTAACAGTGCGGTAATTCCCTACGAAGGCGGATTTATCGGGGTGTTCCGCGCCGAGCATAAGCATGGCATGCCCAATCTGCATCTGGGACGGTCGGAGGACGGGCTGAAGTGGGAGATCGAGCATGAAGCCATTGTCTGGAAGGATGAGGCGGGTGAGCCTTACCAGCCGAATTATGCCTACGATCCCCGGGTGGTGCAGATTGAAGATATGTACTACATCATCTGGTGTACGGATTTCGGCGGTGCGGCTCTGGGGCTTGGCATGACCCGGGATTTCCGGGAGTTTGTCCGGCTGGAGAATCCGTTCATTCCTTTTAACCGCAACGGCGTACTGTTTCCCCGGACAATCAATGGAAAGTACGTGCTGCTCAGCCGTCCCAGCGACAGCGGGCATACCCCGTTCGGCGACATTTATCTGAGCGAGAGCCCGGATATGGTCCATTGGGGACACCACCGGAAGGTCATGTCCAAGGCTGCCGCCGGCTGGTGGCAGGATGTGAAGATCGGAGGCGGACCTGCGCCGATTGAAACGTCGGAGGGCTGGCTGATCTTGTACCATGGCGTCGTCGGCACCTGCAACGGGCTGGTCTACAGCATGGGAGCGGCGATACTCGATCTGGACATCCCTTCCAAGGTGCTGTACCGGACAAGGGATTATTTGCTGACCCCGGAGAAAAATTACGAAGCGGTCGGGTTCGTCCCGAACGTGGTCTTCCCCTGTGCAACGCTGCAGGATGCGGCAACCGGGCGGATTGCCATCTACTACGGGGCGGCGGACACCTATGTGGCCGTGGCCTATACCACCATTCAAGAGCTGATCCCATATATCAAGGCGAATTCCGCGCTTGCTCCGGGTGACGGCATCGACTTCAGATAA
- a CDS encoding FAD-dependent oxidoreductase has product MNNPEYSFQRQVQTVLHAEVIVIGGGPAGTAAAISAARCGKQVVLLEKSAQLGGMGTLANVSVFMPIGNVTGIYREIIAEMLAESLPQGHDESIAPQYSPFLMRQYMNEKMKKEQVQVYYHAEFVGTVQEGGRIKAVIVSTREGLKAFEGEQFIDCTGDARVAIEAGVPYHSGREEDGLTQPMTLMFMMQNTGKPVIPFLPEGCYEYKELADLPQGRELYWEQNGDGTLLVNMSRVKANGAKIEEVNYAETEALRQVFSIVNYLQRNGFGTYALSHVAPQTGVRESNQIEGIYTLTEQDVVSGARFPDVVAQTNYEIDIHSPDGAGTTDERAISGYDIPYRCMVPEQVVNLLVAGRPISATHVAMSSMRMQATCYALGQAAGAAAAISLDESVPLRDVPADKLHEALKRQDVRFIS; this is encoded by the coding sequence TTGAATAACCCGGAATATTCGTTTCAGCGGCAGGTTCAGACAGTGCTGCATGCTGAGGTTATTGTCATAGGCGGCGGCCCTGCGGGTACGGCGGCGGCAATCAGTGCGGCAAGATGCGGCAAGCAGGTGGTGCTGCTGGAGAAATCGGCGCAGCTCGGCGGGATGGGAACCCTGGCGAATGTCAGCGTATTTATGCCAATCGGGAATGTGACCGGAATCTACCGCGAGATCATCGCGGAGATGCTGGCAGAATCTTTACCGCAGGGGCATGATGAGTCGATTGCGCCACAGTATTCGCCTTTTCTGATGCGGCAGTATATGAATGAGAAAATGAAAAAAGAGCAAGTGCAGGTATACTACCATGCCGAGTTTGTGGGAACGGTGCAGGAGGGCGGTAGGATCAAGGCGGTCATTGTCTCCACCCGGGAAGGACTGAAGGCTTTTGAAGGCGAGCAGTTCATTGACTGTACGGGTGATGCAAGAGTAGCCATTGAAGCGGGAGTCCCTTATCACTCGGGCAGAGAAGAGGACGGACTGACTCAGCCAATGACCCTGATGTTCATGATGCAGAATACCGGCAAGCCGGTGATCCCGTTCCTTCCGGAAGGCTGCTATGAATACAAGGAGCTGGCTGATCTGCCGCAAGGGCGCGAGCTCTACTGGGAGCAGAACGGCGACGGTACACTGCTTGTAAATATGTCGCGTGTGAAGGCGAACGGAGCTAAAATAGAAGAGGTAAATTACGCGGAGACGGAGGCGCTCCGGCAGGTGTTCTCGATTGTGAATTATTTGCAGAGAAACGGCTTCGGGACGTATGCACTCTCGCATGTTGCCCCGCAGACCGGGGTCCGGGAGAGCAATCAGATTGAGGGAATCTACACGCTGACTGAGCAGGATGTGGTCAGCGGAGCCCGGTTCCCGGATGTGGTCGCACAGACCAACTATGAAATTGATATTCATAGCCCCGACGGAGCGGGGACGACCGATGAACGGGCCATCAGCGGGTATGATATTCCTTACCGGTGTATGGTGCCGGAGCAGGTCGTGAATCTGCTGGTGGCCGGACGGCCGATATCGGCTACACATGTGGCTATGTCCTCCATGCGCATGCAGGCTACCTGCTACGCGCTTGGCCAGGCGGCAGGCGCTGCGGCCGCGATCTCGCTGGATGAGTCTGTGCCGCTGCGGGATGTCCCGGCCGATAAGCTGCATGAGGCACTGAAGCGGCAGGATGTGCGTTTTATAAGTTAA
- a CDS encoding carbohydrate ABC transporter permease, producing MRSKTIGSLCFDAGIYLFLTAMGLITLLPFANVLSKSVSEEWAITSGKVGIFPVGFQLDTMKFVVTSSQFLHSLLISVIVTLVGTLLSLLITAMTAYPLSKRELPGSGILIVMFIFTMMFSGGIIPNYLLIRQLGLINHLGSLILPALINVFNMLVIKSYFESLPESLEESAKLEGARNYTILFRIILPLSAPVLATIGLFYAVSFWNDYFNPMLYINSSNLKPLQLYLQDIVMNADSSSLNRSADDLMNVPAEGVRAATVIASTVPILLVYPFLQKYFIKGVLIGSVKG from the coding sequence ATGCGCAGCAAAACAATCGGCAGTCTGTGCTTTGATGCCGGAATCTATCTCTTTTTGACCGCGATGGGACTGATCACTCTGCTCCCGTTCGCCAATGTGCTCTCTAAGTCGGTAAGCGAGGAGTGGGCGATAACCTCGGGTAAGGTCGGCATTTTCCCGGTAGGGTTCCAGCTGGATACGATGAAATTCGTCGTCACCTCCAGCCAGTTCCTGCATTCCCTGCTGATCTCAGTCATTGTCACGCTTGTAGGAACGCTATTATCGCTGCTGATCACCGCCATGACGGCCTATCCGCTGTCCAAACGGGAGCTTCCCGGCTCCGGCATTCTGATCGTCATGTTCATCTTCACGATGATGTTCAGCGGCGGCATTATTCCGAATTATCTGCTGATCCGCCAGCTTGGCCTGATCAATCATCTGGGCTCGCTGATTCTGCCGGCGCTGATTAATGTATTCAACATGCTGGTGATCAAAAGCTACTTCGAGAGCCTCCCGGAAAGCCTGGAGGAATCGGCCAAGCTCGAAGGGGCGCGGAATTATACGATCCTGTTCCGGATTATTCTGCCGCTCAGCGCTCCGGTGCTGGCCACGATCGGATTGTTCTATGCCGTATCGTTCTGGAATGACTATTTCAATCCGATGCTGTATATTAACAGCTCCAACTTGAAACCGCTTCAGCTATACCTGCAGGATATCGTCATGAACGCCGACAGCTCCTCCCTCAACCGGAGTGCCGATGATCTGATGAATGTTCCGGCGGAAGGCGTCCGGGCCGCGACTGTTATCGCCTCGACCGTGCCGATTCTGCTGGTGTATCCGTTCCTGCAAAAGTATTTCATCAAGGGTGTGCTGATCGGCTCCGTCAAGGGTTGA